GCTCCGTCGGCGTGACTTTCGTGCATGTGACGCATGATCTCGAGGAGGCGATGATGCTCGCCGACCGCATCTGCGTCATGCGGGACGGCGGCGTCCTGCAGCTCGGCACGCCCGCCGATATCTATTATCGCCCCGCCGGCAGCTTCGTCTCGGGCTTCATCGGTGAAACCAATCTGTTGCCGATCACAGTGACGGAGCGCTCCACGACGGGAATCTCCTACAAGGCCATCGATATTACCGATGGCGACGGCCGGATCGCGGCCAATCTTGTATCCGGCAATGTGGCGAAGGGACCGGCAATTCTCATGCTGAGGCCCGAATTGCTGCGCGTGCTGTCAGCGGGTGAGCCGGCCGACGGCGTGATCGGTGCCGAAGTGACCGAGATGTTCGGCAAGGGCGGCACGGTGCAGTATCGCGCCTCGACCGCGAGTGGCCAGACGCTCGTCGTCGAAATCCCCGGCACGTCGTCGCTGCCGATGCGCATTGGCGACAAGGTCAAGTTGGGCTTCACCAAAAAGGATATCTATGTTTTCGAGGCGCAGGCCTGACCATGGCGGAGGAGGTCCCGAGAAGCTGGCGTGACCCGGAGTTGCTGATCAAGGCTCTTCCGACGGTGATCCTGCAGACGACCTGTTTCTTGGCACCTCTGGTGATGACCTTCCTGCTCACCTTTCAACGCAGCCGGAACTTCCAGCTGCAATGGAGCTGGGATCTGTGGACATGGACCGACATCTTCTCCAAGCCGCATTACTGGACGATCCTCGGTCATACGATCGTCATGGCGGCCGCCACTGTCGCGATATGCCTGATCATCGCTTTTCCCATCGCCTATGGGCTCGCCACCCGCTTCAAGCGCTGGGAGAACGAGATCAAGGTGCTCATAACCTTCGCCTTCATTACCGACGCGACGCTCAAGATCTATGGCTGGGCGCTGTTCCTCGACAAGAACGGCATGGCCAACTATGCCTTGGGCTCCATCGGCCTGCCGCCCGAGATGGTCGCCTTTCTCTATACGGACTGGGCGACCTTGCTCGGCATGGTTTATTCGCTGTCCGCCTTCGCGATCTTCACGCTCTATCTCTCGATCAGCAATATCGACCGCTCTTTGATCCTGGCCGCCTATGATGCCGGCGCCGGCAAGTTCAGGGCGCATTGGGAGATCACGCTGCCTCTGTGCAAGCCCGGCATCTGGGCCGGCAGCGTGCTGATATTCCTGCTGAGCGTCGGCGCTTTTCTCGAGCCCAAGGTTCTCGGCGGCGGCAAATCGCCGATGTCGGCGGAACTCATCCGCCAGACCTTCGAGACCCGGGTGAACTGGCCGCTTGGCGCAGCACTCACCCTTGTGCTGATGGTCGTGTCGGTCTTCATCGTGCTGTTGTTCACCCGGCTGATCGGCCTCAAACGGGCAGGGCTTGCCGCATGACCGCCAGGCTTGAGGGCAGGTTCATCGATATCGTGCTGTGGGGCAGTCTCGCCGCTATTCTGATCTTCTTCTATGTCCCGATCTTTACGTTGATCGCCTTCTCCTTTCAGGAAGGGCGATTCCTGACTTTGCCCTTCGAAGGCATCTCGCTACGCTGGTATGGCGAGTTGTTCCGCAATGCCAACGCGCTCAATGCCCTATGGAACTCGACGGTGATCGCGGTCGCGACCACGGTGATCGCGACCGCGATCGGCACGATGGCGGCAATCGTCGCTGTGCGTTACCGGTTCAAAGGCAGGGATGCCTTCCGGCTCCTTGCCGGCGTTCCCCTGGCCTTTCCACAATTGCTTTTGGGCATCGTGCTGCTCTTGTGGTTCTCGGTTCTGGGACGCGCGCTCGACTTCTCAACGGGTTTCACCACGGCGATCATCGGCCATATTGTCTACATCACGCCCTTCGCCATGGTGATCGTCGCCGTGCAGGTCTTCAACTTCGATGCGACCGTCGAGGATGCGGCGCGTGACTGTGGCGCCAGCAATTTCGAAGTCTATCGCTATGTCACCATCCCGCTTCTGTGGCCCGGCATCTTCTCGGCGGCGATATTCGCCTTCCTCCTGAGCTGGGGAAATTTCTATCTGACCTACAGTCTTGCCGGATCGACCCGAACTCTGCCGACATTTATTTTTTCGGGCATCGCCATAGGCTCATCGCCGCTTTATCCGGCGATCGCGACAATCGTTTTCATACCCGGAATTCTGCTGGTGATCCTAGCTAATCGGTTGCGCCGGACATGATGTCGCGCGGTTCGACAGGCGTTATTGCTGACGCATAAGCCGGGGCAATTCCTTGAGAAAGACCGCTCTGACTGCAGGTCCCCGGGGACCTTGTGAAGAGTCATCCTTGCCGACCTCGAGGCGGGCGAAGACGACGCGCTGGCCGCGCTTCTCGGCCCAGCCCACGAACCAGCCGATCGGCTGCGTGCGGTCGAACTGGCCCTTGCTGTTGCGCAGCCAGATGCTGCCGGTCTTGCCATAGACTCGCCATCCGCCCGGAGCGTCGAAGCCGGGGATGATCTTGCGCGTCTTGGCGTGGGCTTCCTTGGCCACAGGCAACGCGTATGACAAAAGCCTGTGGATGAACTGTGCCTGCTCGTCAGGAGAGATCACCAGCGACGAGGCGAGCCAGGCGTGGGTCAGGCCATTGTCCTTGCCCGGGTCGCCCGACACATCCTTGTTGCCGTAATCGAGGGCCGTCACATAGGAGGTGAACTTTTCAAGGCCCAGGCGACGTGCCACCTCGCGTGAATACCAGAGAACGGAATCGCGCTCCCACGCCATCGGATCGACAGTCTTGCGGTCGCGCTTTGGCGCATCGATCCCTTCATGCCAGGTCCAGGCCGGGTCATGGGTGCCTTTCAGGATGCCGGCGTCGAAGCCCATGACCGCGAGAGGAACCTTGAAAGTCGAGGCGGGACTGAAGCGTTCCGCGCAGATGCCCTCGCGATGGATAGATTTGCCGGACGAGGCATCGAGGATCAGGGTGCAGGCCCTGGGCTTCGGCTCTGCTGTAGCGGCGCCAGAAACGAATCCGATCCCAACCAGGATAACGATGACGAACAGCCGCGAAGACGTGAGGAAACGAATCATTCTTGACCAATAGCACAGGCGGAGTCTGATCGTGTTTGCGGGCGGGCAACATACCTATCTTAGGCAACTTTGCTGTCGGTTCACTCTCTGCCTCTGTAATTCTCCTCGGCGGCTTCCCGGATCTCGTGCCAGGTGGCGGGAAAGTCACGCCTGATTTCGGCAAGGACCTCGCGGGCGCGGTGGTCGGTGAAGGCATAAGCCTTGTCATCGGCTCCGATGAAGAAGACATCGCAGGCCATGTCGTCCGGAAACGCCTCGTCATGAATGGGGCGGATGCGCACTTCGAGATCGCCGACCACGATATCGCGTTCGCGCAACGGAATATGCGCCGTGACGATCATCGGGCGGAGGTGTCGGCGAGTCCGCGGGTCAATTCGGCATGGCGCGCCCGATCGGCATCATTCCACCTGTCCTTCATGGTGAGGTCGGCGAGTTCCCTCTCTGCCGGGCTCGCTTCTGCCCAGGCCTTGGCATAGGCCTCTATGTAAAGCGCGTTGCGGCGCCGGCGGGCTTCGGCTTCGGTGAAGATCATCATGTCGTCCCTTTCCTGACGACAGTCTGTCTATACGTTATAGGTGAAAAATGTCAACGCAAAAAACGTATAAAATTGCGAAACGCTGCCTGCCTGACTTGAATTTAGTTCTTGATATGTTCTAAGGAGTTGCGCATGTTGGGTTAGGCTCTCGCGCCTGGGAGGAAGCAAATGAGCATGCAGACTTATTTTGTCGTTCAGCCTTATCTCGAAACCAAGAGGGGGGCACTTGTCGCATTGCCGCCGATACAAGCCAGGGACGCCGATCACGCACGGCGGCTTGTTTCACGCCAGGCCGGAGGCGCGGTCGGGGCGGTAGCCTTTTCGCGGCGCGTCGACCCGGAGGCGGGCGACTATGAGGAGGCGATCGTGCTGCTGCGCTGGGGGCGGGTGCCCGATGATGAGGATCAGGCCGCGGCCTGAATTTCAGCGCGCGTTCTTTTTCCCCACGATTCGATGGCAGACCGGCCAATCGGCGACCGGCTCCATAAAATCGCGCGCCGGCTGATATTGCCGCAGTTTCCACTCCCGTGGCGACCAACTGACGAGCGTCTTGATGATCGCCTCTGCCAGTCCATGGGGCGGCACGTGATAGAGCACGACATCCGTGTCGCGCTCGGGCAGCTTATGCGGGTTGACCCAAGCGATGTCGCCGGGCCGGTAGGCGGGAACCATGGATTCGCCGACGATGAGGATCCCATAGGGATCCCGGACATGTAGGAGTTCGTCCGGCGCCACCAAATAATCGATGGGCGTGTGATCGATGATGAGATGTCCTGTGCCGCCTTGGGCTGCGGCAACGATCGGCAGGCGTCGGCTTCCGGTGCTGCCATCGGGTACAATGACAGGTTCTTCCAGGGGGCGGGGCCGAGGATAGAAGGGGTCACCGAGCTCAAGGATCTCTTCTTCACTCACGGGCGCTTCACCCGATATCGCACGGCCCACGAACAAAGGGATGAGAGCCTTGATGACTTCTGGTGGCAGATAATCCCGGGTGAATTTCTTCGGGTCCTCATAGTGCTGGTAGCCGGAAGGAGTTTTCAGGCCGAGTGCCATTGCGGCCTCCCTCATGCTCACGCCGGCGCGGTTGCGTAGCGCCTTCAAGCGCTGAGTGACGTGAATGAATGTCATGTGACGTTTATAGCGTAAATACTGTACGCAATCAACTTGACATTTGTACGTTTTTAGCGTATAAATACCTGCATGATCATCTTTCTTTCGGAAGCACTGAATGATCGCAAAACCGCCGCTCGAGTAACGCTCGCGGCGGCAGGGCCGGTCGAGCCGCAACCCTCCCCAGAGCTGGCTCCCGGCCCGACCCTTTCCAGTTCCGCCCGCAAGACACGGGCACAGTACTTCTCAAGGCGCAAGACGCCGGCCTTGGTGAACCAGGTACGCACCCTGTATCGGCGCGGAGAACGCTTCTCGGCGATTGCCCGGGCGCTTGCCGTCAATCCCGATACGGTGCGCCGCTGGCTCGACCCGGAATATGAGGATCAGCGACGCAGCCGGACACGCCGGACGATACAGGACGAGAATGTGCTCGCGAATGAGGAGGGAATGCTGCCGACGCTTCCCTTTGTTCCCGGCATCACGGTCTCCGGCCGTTACCGCATGAAGCGGCCGCACCCATAGCCGATTGATCCCAGTCCCTTCCGAACTTGAAAGGAAAGCCGATGAAAGCCGGACGCAAACGCAAGCCGGGGCGCCGCTACGCCTCTGGCAACAGGACAAAGGTGGCGCGCCAGGATGAGGCGCGGCGGGTGGCTCTCGAGGCGCGAATGCGCGTATTCGGTGTCAGTCTCGAAATGGCCGGAAGCGACGCGATGGGCTCGCCTCTAGGACGTCTGTTGCATTGGAATATCATCACCGCGGCGCAGGCCGACGCCGGCTATGATTTTGCGCAGACAATCCGGGCTTATCTGGCAGCCAGCGGCGGCCAGCGACCAAGTCAGGGCAGGGCCGGCTTCCTTCCCGCTCAGGGAAGCTCAAATGGTCAAGGCATGCCAGTAAAGATCCAGGACAAGGCACGCGCCTATATGGAGGCTTTGCACGAGGTCGATCGTCTGGATCCCACATCACCTTCGGCAACCAGTATCGTGTGGGATGTCTGCATCTCGGAGAATGATCGCATGCGCAGCCGCGAGCTGGGACTCTTGCGTTCCGGCCTCAATGCCATCTGCCGGATACAACATCGCGGCATCGTCTCATCGCCGCGACTTAACGCGCATCCCGGCGAAGTGGAATCACTTCGCCAAAAAGGATTCGCGCCAAATTAGTATCTTGGAGCAAATCCCGATCGCCGAAGTCTTCAACATTGGCGGATTTGCTCCAGGAGCCACGCAAGCGCATAATATTGCGACCCCCATTGACTCTCTGTGCCAAGCCATGAGAGTTTGGAAATATCAACATG
This genomic stretch from Nordella sp. HKS 07 harbors:
- a CDS encoding ABC transporter ATP-binding protein, with translation MSAILDIQDVRKSYGSYAALKGVSLSVNQGEFIALVGPSGCGKTTLLKQIAGFEEPDAGRIAIAGADMAGVPAARRPTSMVFQKLALFPHMTVAENIGFPLKLRRTDPAEIRRRVGQMIELMQLKGEYLTRYPRQLSGGEQQRVALARSMVSQPKLLLLDEPLSALDVKLKKVLQAELKRLHRSVGVTFVHVTHDLEEAMMLADRICVMRDGGVLQLGTPADIYYRPAGSFVSGFIGETNLLPITVTERSTTGISYKAIDITDGDGRIAANLVSGNVAKGPAILMLRPELLRVLSAGEPADGVIGAEVTEMFGKGGTVQYRASTASGQTLVVEIPGTSSLPMRIGDKVKLGFTKKDIYVFEAQA
- a CDS encoding ABC transporter permease → MAEEVPRSWRDPELLIKALPTVILQTTCFLAPLVMTFLLTFQRSRNFQLQWSWDLWTWTDIFSKPHYWTILGHTIVMAAATVAICLIIAFPIAYGLATRFKRWENEIKVLITFAFITDATLKIYGWALFLDKNGMANYALGSIGLPPEMVAFLYTDWATLLGMVYSLSAFAIFTLYLSISNIDRSLILAAYDAGAGKFRAHWEITLPLCKPGIWAGSVLIFLLSVGAFLEPKVLGGGKSPMSAELIRQTFETRVNWPLGAALTLVLMVVSVFIVLLFTRLIGLKRAGLAA
- a CDS encoding ABC transporter permease: MTARLEGRFIDIVLWGSLAAILIFFYVPIFTLIAFSFQEGRFLTLPFEGISLRWYGELFRNANALNALWNSTVIAVATTVIATAIGTMAAIVAVRYRFKGRDAFRLLAGVPLAFPQLLLGIVLLLWFSVLGRALDFSTGFTTAIIGHIVYITPFAMVIVAVQVFNFDATVEDAARDCGASNFEVYRYVTIPLLWPGIFSAAIFAFLLSWGNFYLTYSLAGSTRTLPTFIFSGIAIGSSPLYPAIATIVFIPGILLVILANRLRRT
- the blaOXA gene encoding class D beta-lactamase, with the protein product MIRFLTSSRLFVIVILVGIGFVSGAATAEPKPRACTLILDASSGKSIHREGICAERFSPASTFKVPLAVMGFDAGILKGTHDPAWTWHEGIDAPKRDRKTVDPMAWERDSVLWYSREVARRLGLEKFTSYVTALDYGNKDVSGDPGKDNGLTHAWLASSLVISPDEQAQFIHRLLSYALPVAKEAHAKTRKIIPGFDAPGGWRVYGKTGSIWLRNSKGQFDRTQPIGWFVGWAEKRGQRVVFARLEVGKDDSSQGPRGPAVRAVFLKELPRLMRQQ
- a CDS encoding S24 family peptidase — its product is MALGLKTPSGYQHYEDPKKFTRDYLPPEVIKALIPLFVGRAISGEAPVSEEEILELGDPFYPRPRPLEEPVIVPDGSTGSRRLPIVAAAQGGTGHLIIDHTPIDYLVAPDELLHVRDPYGILIVGESMVPAYRPGDIAWVNPHKLPERDTDVVLYHVPPHGLAEAIIKTLVSWSPREWKLRQYQPARDFMEPVADWPVCHRIVGKKNAR